CGAAAATAAGGGACTGACCAATCTCGCCCTCGAGTTCGTTCTTTTAATCGACGAAACGGAGCTGCATACTACTACGCGGAATCTCTGGATCTACTGCGGGCTCTTGGCTCTTTCGATCTTTATCGGAATTCTTCTCGTATCCTATCTTTTTTCGAGGGACATCATCAACGCGGTCAAGGCTCTCAACTTCGCGATGAAGAATCCTTCCGAAGACGAAACCACGATCATCGATTTGGACCGCACGGACGAACTCGGTCAAATGGGGGAAGTGTTCGTGAATATGAAAAAGGAACTTCTCGATCATCAGCTTTTTCTCGAAAGAAAGGTGGAGGAAAAAACGCAGGAACTTCAGGAAACGTTAAACGAAGTCCAGTCTCTCAAGGAAAAACAGGACGGGGATTATTATCTCACTTCCCTTCTCATTCAACCGTTGACTTCTCTGCGTTATAGCGACGAGAATACGAAGATCGAATCCATTCTCAAGCAGAAGAAGGAATTCCGCTTCCGCACGAAGAATTCGGAAATCGGAGGAGATCTCTGTTCCATTCAAGAAATCACCTTGAACGGCAAGATTTATCTCGTCGTTTTAAACGCGGACGCGATGGGTAAATCCATCCAAGGCGCGGGCGGCGCGCTCGTGATGGGGACCGTTTTCAAAGCGATCGTAACAAGAACTCAGCTTTCCCGATCCAATCAGAAGAAAACGCCCGAGAAATGGCTGAAGGACTGTTATACGGAATTGCAGAACGTATTCGTCACGTTCGACGGCAGTATGCTCGTGTCCGCCGTCATAGCTCTCATCGATCACGAAACCGGAGCCTTGTATTCCATCAACGCGGAACATCCTTGGATGGTTCTTTACAGAGACGGGAAAGCGAGTTTTCTGGATCCGGAATTGCTTCTTCGTAAGATCGGTTTTACGGAGAATGCGTCCGAGCCGATCATCCGCGTTTTTAAACTGGAACCGAACGACTTTCTGTTTATCGGTTCTGACGGAAGAGACGACATTCTTCTGCGCAAGCCCGGATCCGACGAAACGTTTATGAACGAGGACGAAACTCTTTTTTTGCGGCTCGTGGAACTCGCCAACGGGGATCTGCACGACCTCGAAAAACTGATCGCTCACGCGGGAGAGGTTACGGACGACCTTTCCATTATGAAAATTGCATATAAAATTCCCACGGAGATTTCCCTGCAAAAGGTTCCATCCGCCGGGGACGAATACAATCTTCTCGTCAAGGAAGGGATTCAGCAGATCCGAAAAAAGAACCTTTCACAGACGAGGAATCTTTTCGAAAAAGCCCTCGCGATCAGCGATTCCGATCCGGGTCTTTACAAACAACTTGCAAGAATCTGCATTCATCAGAAGGACTACGCTCCTGCGGCGAACTATTCCGAAAACTACGTCGCCAAGTTTCCGTTCGACAACGAATTTCTATATTACACTTCCTTTACGCTTCGAAAAACGAAGGAATATCTAAAGGCGATCGAATACTCGGAACGTCTTCGTTCCCGCGAACCGGGAAACATACGGAACCTCAAACATCTTGTGGAACTCTATCGTCTCGTTGGGAACCGTTCCAAGTTCCGTATGATTATGACGACTCTCAAAGCGATCGTCTCCGAAAAGGAATCGAGGGACGAGGATCGGGATCAGGACGTTTCTTCCGAACAGATTTTGGTTTGATTCGACTCGGGTCCGATTTTTTTTGTTCGAAGAAACCCGCGCATCTGCGTGAAATTTGCGGCACCGAAAATTCTTTCCCGCCGA
The window above is part of the Leptospira sanjuanensis genome. Proteins encoded here:
- a CDS encoding SpoIIE family protein phosphatase, with the protein product MSFRQKIFLILSASQLFLVLILAVTFIQMIDRVKNEPQDKRALDKSVDFQKELRHKEETIRFMLKELERNSKTISILEAGSGNRGLLDSQREYFLGIMKQYDLSIFEVISSSGKVVYRFHRPGDFGDDKSKQKIVQEALSGKIASTLELGHSGLGLRVTSPLRNGSLVLVGQVVDQKFTENITGSSDVQMAIYEKEKQISASGPLIREYLKHHPIGSLKSGNRFSFGGKYFYLTRIPYENKGLTNLALEFVLLIDETELHTTTRNLWIYCGLLALSIFIGILLVSYLFSRDIINAVKALNFAMKNPSEDETTIIDLDRTDELGQMGEVFVNMKKELLDHQLFLERKVEEKTQELQETLNEVQSLKEKQDGDYYLTSLLIQPLTSLRYSDENTKIESILKQKKEFRFRTKNSEIGGDLCSIQEITLNGKIYLVVLNADAMGKSIQGAGGALVMGTVFKAIVTRTQLSRSNQKKTPEKWLKDCYTELQNVFVTFDGSMLVSAVIALIDHETGALYSINAEHPWMVLYRDGKASFLDPELLLRKIGFTENASEPIIRVFKLEPNDFLFIGSDGRDDILLRKPGSDETFMNEDETLFLRLVELANGDLHDLEKLIAHAGEVTDDLSIMKIAYKIPTEISLQKVPSAGDEYNLLVKEGIQQIRKKNLSQTRNLFEKALAISDSDPGLYKQLARICIHQKDYAPAANYSENYVAKFPFDNEFLYYTSFTLRKTKEYLKAIEYSERLRSREPGNIRNLKHLVELYRLVGNRSKFRMIMTTLKAIVSEKESRDEDRDQDVSSEQILV